A region of Lycium barbarum isolate Lr01 chromosome 3, ASM1917538v2, whole genome shotgun sequence DNA encodes the following proteins:
- the LOC132631181 gene encoding uncharacterized protein LOC132631181, translated as MLLCVQLWSKGKYAKNRRDRKLILFLVGLNEVYKVVRGSILMMNPLPTIAQDFSILSQEEKQKEVKPNNQLFIESASMNVSGASSSNIMRGNYVTLNPNGASSSNSKGPYYQNQNLTNTGSFTTNYNQNMNTGYRGNSYNSSRYNNSNNNKGKRIATNVYGDGVSNAEDGCGYNEQESESGNIDGEAVNFAGIVAYSANSPIQLNCIIVFTEFACLLLQGPSQKRPLEIGSTRGSLYLHCSDSIQRKSGAANVSNALIPASVSNALVALYKESASLNKYVSVNKSQCDESNSLVHAVKKSECSPSVVKNVVSPCLESVIIALLHNLMYIFPVHQIKGNCL; from the exons ATGCTCCTGTGTGTGCAACTCTGGAGCAAAGGCAAATATGCAAAAAACAGAAGAGATAGAAAGTTAATTCTCTTCCTAGTGGGGCTTaatgaagtttacaaagtggtGAGAGGCAGTATTTTGATGATGAACCCCCTACCCACCATTGCACAAGACTTTTCCATTCTTAGTCAAGAGGAAAAGCAAAAAGAGGTAAAGCCTAACAATCAACTATTCATTGAATCTGCATCTATGAATGTGAGTGGAGCAAGTAGTAGCAATATTATGAGAGGAAATTATGTGACTTTGAATCCAAATGGGGCTAGCAGTAGTAATTCCAAAGGACCATACTACCAAAACCAGAACTTGACAAATACTGGGAGCTTTACAACCAATTATAACCAAAATATGAACACTGGTTACAGAGGAAACAGTTATAACTCTAGTAG ATACAACAATAGTAATAACAATAAAGGAAAGAGGATAGCAACAAATGTGTATGGTGATGGAGTTAGTAATGCTGAAGATGGATGTGGATACAATGAGCAAG AATCAGAAAGTGGCAACATAGATGGAGAAGCTGTAAATTTTGCAGGTATTGTTGCTTACTCTGCTAATTCTCCTA TTCAACTAAACTGTATTATTGTATTTACTGAATTTGCTTGCCTACTCTTACAGGGCCCTTCACAGAAGAGGCCTCTGGAGATTGGTAGCACCAGGGGCAGTCTATATCTTCACTGCTCAGATTCAATTCAAAGAAAATCTGGTGCTGCTAATGTGTCAAATGCCCTTATTCCTGCTAGTGTGTCAAATGCTCTTGTTGCTTTGTACAAAGAGTCTGCTTCTTTGAATAAGTATGTTTCTGTAAATAAATCTCAGTGTGATGAATCTAATTCCCTTGTACATGCTGTTAAGAAGTCTGAGTGCAGTCCTAGTGTTGTAAAGAATGTAGTTTCACCTTGTTTAGAGTCAGTTATAATAGCACTACTGCACAATTTGATGTATATATTTCCAGTTCATCAAATAAAAGGGAATTGTTTGTGA